The stretch of DNA AATAAGTATCTAAGCGATGGATTTCCCATTGACTATGAAAATAACGGAGAAACACTTTTAAAACTTGCCCTTGAAAATAACAGTTTAAAATCTTTATCTACTCTTTTAGATAGAGGTGCAGATATTGATGCAAGAGATAACAAAACAGGAATGACTCCTATTTTTTACTCTAGAAGTATAGAAGCTTTAAAACTTCTTTTAAAAGATGGAGCAGATATAAATGTATATGATTATGAGGGAAATAGCTTATTTAGTTACTTCATAAAAAACAAACCAATCTCTTATTGCTACCTTCTTATGAAATATCATCCTAATTATCAAGAGTGGAATACTTTATTTCAAGCTGCTATATCAGGAAATGATGAGCTTATTAGAAAAATGGCCAAGAGTGGTGCAAACTTTGCTCAAAAAGATAAGGATGGAAACTATCCAATATATTATTCATATGATGAAAAAAATATATTGGCTCTTTTAGATGTTGCAAGTTATGATTTAAAAGCTAAAAATAAAAAAGGGGAAATTATTTTAG from Fusobacterium sp. DD2 encodes:
- a CDS encoding ankyrin repeat domain-containing protein, whose protein sequence is MKRFIILMTVMLLFTSCSHLWKKERVVISSEQVSNAIMIDDNYLLNKYLSDGFPIDYENNGETLLKLALENNSLKSLSTLLDRGADIDARDNKTGMTPIFYSRSIEALKLLLKDGADINVYDYEGNSLFSYFIKNKPISYCYLLMKYHPNYQEWNTLFQAAISGNDELIRKMAKSGANFAQKDKDGNYPIYYSYDEKNILALLDVASYDLKAKNKKGEIILGEVYLRSVANNFPQAINRLIELGVDLNYMSYGDNAISIAKNNNNAEMLEFLYEKGIK